Within the Plutella xylostella chromosome 20, ilPluXylo3.1, whole genome shotgun sequence genome, the region aattttcatgaaaatccattcagtatttttttcgtgaagctgaattttataaagataaaaatataataaagataaataaaatttatgcgACTTGCGCGGTAAAGTTTATATTGTATGATGTTGTAATAATTTAGGTAGTGCACCCAAACATTACATATAGAGGGAAACCACGGTGAAACTAAACGCACTTTTTTTATATCCGTGTTGTCCGGTGTTTGAAGACGCTTTGAAATCGCTTTCAATTTCTTCGTAGGAAAAATGTCGGGTGATACCGATAAAGCGAAAATCAGTGATAATCAGGTATAGTTGTGCAATATtagtttttagtatttttctACCGGTCAATGTGCGTCTATTAAAACAATCCAGTGTTGTGAAATGGTGTTATTTCCGTGTTATATCACAAATGTTTGCCTGCGTCTCAACATGGCTGACAGAACGTTTTGCTTCCCGCTAAACGCGGGAACTGCGCCACGGAGGGATGTGATAATAGTGATTTATTCGCATTTAAAACTGTGAATGCCACATTGATCAGTTATCGAAACTGATTACAACGATCTAGGTTTCCTtattttgcatattttgaccACCCCCGCCCCTTTTGCATTTCGTTGCAGGGCCTTTGTTAACGTGCACGAAGTGTATGACATTGATAGGAAATCCGCATGACCTTGGTATTTAGTTTCTTgcgattatttaatttatgaatcGCGAAAATAAGTATCTCCATTGAGTGGCGGCCTCGCGCCTGGCTTCTGCCGCTCGGAACTTGGGCGGCgatgtaaataaacataagtatCCTCACCGGGGCCTTTATTACTGACATGAACATTTTTACacttacatttttttcttctgaTGTATTCTAACATCGCAATTTACATTTGTATTTCAATACATTGACTCATATCTGATTGGGACAAAATTAGATTATGaacatttacataaaaaaatgagcATAATGTGACTTGTGCTCTTGTATGGACTATGTTGCTATATGTATACAGCTGAATTTACTGTGACTATCCTAAATTGACGCGCAAAACTATACCTTAGTGTTAAGACTTAAGGTTCAAATTTCTTAGAGCTGCTACATTAGGTAAAATTGATTTGTATTGAAGAGTGGTGGTTGGTGTAgtctataatttattgtttgctGGCAATAAATATTGCACTTAAGATATTGGTACTAATTAAATTGCTATTTTGATAGTAACTTTGTTAACCTATCTGCTGCTATGAGTGTGAGCATCTAaaggatataatattatgattctTGTCAGAATctatctatttttattactgtactaatgtacttaaataatatttagatATTCCTTCATTCGAATTTTCCCGCCTTTAAACTTATACATGTTGTAGATGTTGAGGCAGGTCAGGTAttgttacaattttattcagtTGTTCTCTGAACTCTTAATCATCCCCTACCGAATGGGCTTGTAACAAAACTCTATTAGTAAAAACCTCAcagtaaaatgtttaattagtattatattatatggcaatgtcatgattttttttatcatcataaaagaataatagaatattagaatcaatgtaatataataatagaatatTAAAGGATTGCATTAAGTACTATGAAAAATGAAtgcagtatttaaaaaaaaacatatatttctGATTTCCTGTTCAGGATGAAGACAAGAAGTCTGCAGCCGGTGACGGACAGACCACCGAGGATGAGTCCTCACAAGACTCCAAGGGTGAGTCTCTACCGCAACCGTCGGAGTCAAAGCCCGAAGGTAACACCGACGTAGACCCACCAAAAACAGAAGATAATAAACCACCAGAAGGTCAGCGTTGTAatgttttattccaaattgTGATTGGGTCCCATGTTTCTTACACCGCACTCTCATCTACATCGCTAACTAATCTGTGGGGCTATGTGTGTGTTCATTTGTCATTTTGTCTAACCTGTGACACATCATTTTATGGTACAGTTGACTCCATAAATATGTACAGTCTGGggcaaaaaaaactaacccATCTCAGCTAGCACTCTGAGAGGTGTCAAGTTTTTTTGCCACCtactgtaccttgtcaaaacTAAACTtctgcatttttattttgacacgGTAATAAAGTGTAGTACAGATTATGGAGATAACTGTACATTTATGCACATTGCCATCTTGGTGAAAATTATTGTGTGTGGTAAGTATTGGTTAAGTGTGATgtctaaataatttataaacaagcACCTACTTATTAACATTCtcatatatatatgtataactcACGGTGGAAATTTAAATCACTCATAAGTTTAGTTACAAGAATTCCCTTTTAGATAACTTTATTTTCCAAAGTATCCAAAGCCGAGACTCttacatgaaaataataataaatatcaactTAAGTTTGACCAAACATCTTATACTTAAAGGAAATGGtaaaaatttgttaaaatgaATTTCAAGACGCTTTCACTGTATAATTTGGCTGTTTTAGCAAAACAGCCAAATTCACCAGTTCAGATTATCTCTCCCGCTCTCGCATACGCTCCAACTCTCTCTCGCCTATAAACAACTGACACTAGTGTTGCGTACGCGCAGGCGAGTCGAAGGAGGCGACGTCCAACGGCAAGTCCGTGCCCGAGACCGCCGAGGCCGACAGCGAGTCCAAGGATGACGACGACAAGAGCGACATGAAGCCAGACTCCAATAATAAGGTTAGTGTGGAAAAATGCAGGAAAAAACTTGTGTTGTTTTGTCTTGATATCTATTAGTTATCaaggagtctacacaccaaacccgccgacccgccgacacagcccggcggcttggtgtcggcgacccAAACCCGCCAACCCGCCAATATGTGTCATGGGGCTGTGTCGATGAGTTAGTCGGCGGCAAGAAATCAgtacaacttttttagttagtgATTGCAGTGTGTACGAACGTGACGTGTTGTTTTTCTCAAATATTGCAGCCTACAATAAACATGGATACTGATGCTGATCTAATAATAGCAGCATGTGGAATAATTTTAGCTGGGTCCCTGAAGAGAAAACGACAGTGTTGGGTTAGACCAAGCTTAATGAGTCGCAGTCGTTACAATAACAGTGATAGAATAAAAGATTTAAGAACGGACGATTTGATTGTAAAAAGACCCTTACATTTTAAGACATTTATGTCGTTAACGTTTACCGACTTTGAATATTTACTAAGCATTGCACGCGCGGGTACGAGTCGCCGACATGATTCTTGAAACAaagtcgccgacaccaagccgccgggctgtgtcggcgggtcggcgggtatggtgtgtagactcctttAGTCTGTTAGAAGTTGCCTAGTTGTGTTAGGAATTCTACTAAACAAAGTAGCCTATGTACCTATCATTATGATAATAtatcaaaagcagaacagcctAGCACGGGACGCAAGCCGCGCActtcaagacgtgacaaaagttttccgtcgcactcgctctcgaagccctgcgatgtgagtgagcgcgacgcaaAACTTATGTCGTGGCGTGAGCGTCTTGCGTCACTAGCTAGGCCTTCAGTATTACTTACTGTTCATTCGTGAAACAGTAAAAACATACGCATATATACTCACAAAGTATCGCCTTTACAAGATAAGTGTGATATTCAGGAGGAGAACGGAGAGACTCACGATGAAGAGGACGACGTGAAGGAGAACAACAAGGCCGCAAAGAAACCAGCGCCGCCCAAGAAGAAGGCCAAGAAAGAGGTAACACATGCtactaacaataaataaatgcataatAGTATAAATAAGGGGCTACACTAGCTAAGCTGAAAATAAGGGGCTACACTAGCTAAGCTGAAAATGAGGGgatatgtattgtatgtatattaaGGTCCATTTGAAAAAGCCCTTTAGGTACAGGAACTTCGCACCATctcagaatataatagaataagaGGATCGGAGATAAAGAAGCAGTAATGAAAATGGCGAATGAAAAGAAGCAGTAATTTACATTTTCTTTGAGCGTGTTAGTAGTGTTTGAATAAAGAGATCTTTTGAGCTCGTTACTAGAGCGCGATATAATAACAACACTACTATTGTACTCTTAACTCCATTCATGATCTCCACTATTGCTTCAGGATACTGAGGAAGAGGACGAGGAAGAAGAGGAGGAAGATGAGGAGGGCGAGGAGGAGGAGGAGGGCGAGGAGGGGGAGGGCGATGAAGAGGCCGATAAGAAGCCCGCCAAGTGAGTACCACGTCTACGGACCACTTTCAAGCTTAGGGACTTAGGGACTACTATTTGGCTGCAATATTTGCTAAAAAGCAAGAAcattatatacaatattacGGATTTTATTGAATTAATATACAGAGGAGGTtagtattaatatttatgtggGGATAACAGCACAATAGACGGCATTATCGCTGAAAGTGATCGCTTCCAGGCATTACGTCAAGCCGCAGCGGTCACGGCCGCACCGCAAAAGTCGCTCCAATGTGTTTGTAGCGGGCCGCATTGTCATGTAAAATACAGACGAGCGCTGCGGCTCCACGTAATGTGCACGAATCTTAACTTATTTATGTTCGCCTAATCACGATCGATAAATTCTCGAAaacatattctattcttttctctattatgtaagtatactaaaGTCAGTCTCATCACCAGGGAGAAGAAGCCTCCAGTAAAGAAGGCGAAGAAGGACGACGACGAGGAGGGCGAAGACGAGGAGGAGGAGGGCGAGGACGAGGAGGGCGAGGAGGAGGAGGAGGAGGAGGAGGAGGAGGCCGCGCCCAAGCCGAAGCCTAAGAAAGAGGTAGGTGCTCATTGTATTGTATCTTTATGTTGGTAGAAGAGGAGGAGGCCGCGCCCAAGCCGAAGCCTAAGAAAGAGGTTTGTGCTCATTGTGTTGTTGTGTGTTTAAGTTGGTGTATTTGGACTATTGTTTCAGCATCATCAAGTATTTCGGCAAATTTAGAAGCTgtaactattctattcttacaCTCAATTAAAACTTTCACAAAGTTCACAGGTCTAGAAATCTCTAATGACaatattgctttatttatgtatgtagataTACATACCTCGAATTGTCGAGGGTAGATGCCtcctcatcatcagcctataatcgtCTACAGCTGCAGCGGCAGCACCTACCTAGAAGTacttttcttctgtcatctgcatacattatgtGTCACAAGTTTGAGTGCGTGAAAACGTAAACTAGTGAAACTAGTGATAGTTTTCGagaaactatcaaacctgtactacaCGTGCAATCTAACTccgatattttttgtaacatggTGTATTGACCTCCGCAGCCGACAGAGCCGCCGGTGCCGGTGCCAGCCGGGAAGGGAACCCCGCTGGGACACATCAGCAACGTCGAGATCGCGCTCTCCAGGTTCAAGATCAACGACCAGAAGATGATGCACCAGTACCTGTATGGGGTAAGTGGAGACTGTGGAATCGCTGTCTTTGTATAAGTACAATGCGCTTAGGGTaaacatctagattctagatgtgcaggtttcctcacgatgttttcctttttTGTAATGCTAAGGATACCTGGCGACACAAGACACTCAGTGtcactacataaataaaatatacatcaaATTTCTACGAGTTTCCACAGTTGCGACACTGAGTTAAAGATGTAAATGCGTACCGTGTGGACCGACCGACACTAATGTAAAATTTTGTGTCGTGTGTTAGTGTCGTTTATCTTTACTTTAGATTAAGGGTATGTGGTACAGTCGTACATAAATTCCTTATTTACAAGACAAGACCTTATCCGTTTCACCACCGTTGTGGTCTAACACACAATTCTAACATACACCTGTATTACACAGCAACTGTGCATGGACCGCAACGTGAAGCGCAACGTGAAGAAGTTCAAGGGCTACCCGTGGGCGGCGGGCTCGGCCGACTACAAGGCCAAGTTGGAGGAGACCTGCAAGATGGAGCCCAAGCAGCTGCGCACCATGGCCGAGATGCTGGACCTGGAGAAGAAAGGTACACCATCAATTGTGCAAATTCAGTTATACAGTCTAGGGCAAAGAAACTGGATCCTTCTTCTCTTCCAAATAGATGTCAAAAGTAACTGGTCGTGTGAGCGTATGTGTTTGTTATTAAACGCGCGGGCAAGTGCTGGTGGGTTAACACTCTAGGAAGGTCAGCGGTCGACTCTCCTATGGTGACACCGCTACTGAGGGTAGGTTCTTTCTTAGCGTGTTATTTTTTAAGGAAaaaattaacttaatttatCTGTCTATCAAAGTCTTGCTTTATTTTACAACAAGTTTTCACCAACCAACCCTAAAACCTGCCTATCTCCCCCAGGTTCAACCTCGGAGCTGGCGGCGCGGCTGGTGGGCTTCCTGCAGCAGCCCAGCGTGAACTCGCCACACGCACGCGGGTCCGCCaagccgctgccgccgccgcccgccaaCACCCCCGGcggccgcccgcgccgctccGCCGCGCTCAAAGTCAACAGAGGTAACTGCGCTCTTTATAGTTATactgtaattattaattacgCTGCAGCGGCTAGAACCACTGCCCCATGGATCCCTGATGTCAGACTGCCGTCTGACTGAAGGTATAGTGCCTGTAGTTTATGACCAAGTCGTCGGGAATTActcactataaataaatacgtagTTTAGAAAACGGGT harbors:
- the LOC105380946 gene encoding protein DEK isoform X1, whose product is MSGDTDKAKISDNQDEDKKSAAGDGQTTEDESSQDSKGESLPQPSESKPEGNTDVDPPKTEDNKPPEGESKEATSNGKSVPETAEADSESKDDDDKSDMKPDSNNKEENGETHDEEDDVKENNKAAKKPAPPKKKAKKEDTEEEDEEEEEEDEEGEEEEEGEEGEGDEEADKKPAKEKKPPVKKAKKDDDEEGEDEEEEGEDEEGEEEEEEEEEEAAPKPKPKKEPTEPPVPVPAGKGTPLGHISNVEIALSRFKINDQKMMHQYLYGQLCMDRNVKRNVKKFKGYPWAAGSADYKAKLEETCKMEPKQLRTMAEMLDLEKKGSTSELAARLVGFLQQPSVNSPHARGSAKPLPPPPANTPGGRPRRSAALKVNRGYSDEEYESDPETKVKGPKPVKDGSEDSDGSFNPSGSEEADSDFDPEGGESASGGATRKRKSTGRRRSSKGKRGRKSKPGRGKGKKVGRGKKARSDSEEESDKSESDSDAESASDADDSDASEPKSKRGRPAPVAKGRKGPVAKSAAKATPVKRKPPTPPAKKKPAASAKAKPVKKGKKASSEEESEDGSGEDEDAGSEEEEEESGDESDPPADKKAKRPPTDDEIKKYVKQILEGANLEEITMKTVCKQVYSHYPDFDLAHKKDFIKATVKSLISS
- the LOC105380946 gene encoding protein DEK isoform X4 — its product is MSGDTDKAKISDNQDEDKKSAAGDGQTTEDESSQDSKGESKEATSNGKSVPETAEADSESKDDDDKSDMKPDSNNKEENGETHDEEDDVKENNKAAKKPAPPKKKAKKEDTEEEDEEEEEEDEEGEEEEEGEEGEGDEEADKKPAKEKKPPVKKAKKDDDEEGEDEEEEGEDEEGEEEEEEEEEEAAPKPKPKKEPTEPPVPVPAGKGTPLGHISNVEIALSRFKINDQKMMHQYLYGQLCMDRNVKRNVKKFKGYPWAAGSADYKAKLEETCKMEPKQLRTMAEMLDLEKKGSTSELAARLVGFLQQPSVNSPHARGSAKPLPPPPANTPGGRPRRSAALKVNRGYSDEEYESDPETKVKGPKPVKDGSEDSDGSFNPSGSEEADSDFDPEGGESASGGATRKRKSTGRRRSSKGKRGRKSKPGRGKGKKVGRGKKARSDSEEESDKSESDSDAESASDADDSDASEPKSKRGRPAPVAKGRKGPVAKSAAKATPVKRKPPTPPAKKKPAASAKAKPVKKGKKASSEEESEDGSGEDEDAGSEEEEEESGDESDPPADKKAKRPPTDDEIKKYVKQILEGANLEEITMKTVCKQVYSHYPDFDLAHKKDFIKATVKSLISS
- the LOC105380946 gene encoding protein DEK isoform X2, with the protein product MSGDTDKAKISDNQDEDKKSAAGDGQTTEDESSQDSKGESLPQPSESKPEGNTDVDPPKTEDNKPPEGESKEATSNGKSVPETAEADSESKDDDDKSDMKPDSNNKEENGETHDEEDDVKENNKAAKKPAPPKKKAKKEDTEEEDEEEEEEDEEGEEEEEGEEGEGDEEADKKPAKEKKPPVKKAKKDDDEEGEDEEEEGEDEEGEEEEEEEEEAAPKPKPKKEPTEPPVPVPAGKGTPLGHISNVEIALSRFKINDQKMMHQYLYGQLCMDRNVKRNVKKFKGYPWAAGSADYKAKLEETCKMEPKQLRTMAEMLDLEKKGSTSELAARLVGFLQQPSVNSPHARGSAKPLPPPPANTPGGRPRRSAALKVNRGYSDEEYESDPETKVKGPKPVKDGSEDSDGSFNPSGSEEADSDFDPEGGESASGGATRKRKSTGRRRSSKGKRGRKSKPGRGKGKKVGRGKKARSDSEEESDKSESDSDAESASDADDSDASEPKSKRGRPAPVAKGRKGPVAKSAAKATPVKRKPPTPPAKKKPAASAKAKPVKKGKKASSEEESEDGSGEDEDAGSEEEEEESGDESDPPADKKAKRPPTDDEIKKYVKQILEGANLEEITMKTVCKQVYSHYPDFDLAHKKDFIKATVKSLISS
- the LOC105380946 gene encoding protein DEK isoform X3 — translated: MSGDTDKAKISDNQDEDKKSAAGDGQTTEDESSQDSKGESLPQPSESKPEGNTDVDPPKTEDNKPPEGESKEATSNGKSVPETAEADSESKDDDDKSDMKPDSNNKEENGETHDEEDDVKENNKAAKKPAPPKKKAKKEDTEEEDEEEEEEDEEGEEEEEGEEGEGDEEADKKPAKEKKPPVKKAKKDDDEEGEDEEEEGEDEEGEEEEEEEEEEAAPKPKPKKEPTEPPVPVPAGKGTPLGHISNVEIALSRFKINDQKMMHQYLYGQLCMDRNVKRNVKKFKGYPWAAGSADYKAKLEETCKMEPKQLRTMAEMLDLEKKGSTSELAARLVGFLQQPSVNSPHARGSAKPLPPPPANTPGGRPRRSAALKVNRGYSDEEYESDPETKVKGPKPVKDGSEDSDGSFNPSGSEEADSDFDPEGGESASGGATRKRKSTGRRRSSKGKRGRKSKPGRGKGKKVGRGKKARSDSEEESDKSESDSDAESASDADDSDASEPKSKRGRPAPVAKGRKGPVAKSAAKATPVKRKPPTPPAKKKPAASAKAKPVKKGKKASSEEESEDGSGEDEDAGSEEEEEESGDESDPPADKKAKRPPTDDEIKKYVKQILEGANLEEITMKTVCKQVYSHYPDFDLAHKKDFIKATVKSNI